Proteins found in one bacterium genomic segment:
- a CDS encoding YajQ family cyclic di-GMP-binding protein, producing MSQSSFDIVSKIDLQEMKNAVQMAQKEIIGRFDFKGTNCQIEIMEDKLVILASDEFKRKSMLDIIFNKVVKRGISIKSLEQKEPQPAAKNYLRQELVFVQGIPMDKAKEMVKRIKASGIKVQAQIQDLQVRVTGKDKDDLQEVIALFRQDDLGLALQFTNYRST from the coding sequence ATGAGCCAGAGTTCATTCGACATAGTTTCCAAGATCGATCTTCAGGAAATGAAGAATGCGGTCCAGATGGCCCAGAAGGAGATCATCGGGCGCTTTGATTTCAAGGGCACCAACTGCCAGATAGAGATCATGGAAGACAAATTAGTGATCCTGGCCTCGGACGAGTTCAAACGCAAAAGCATGCTGGACATCATATTCAACAAGGTGGTCAAGCGCGGGATCTCCATCAAATCGCTGGAACAGAAGGAACCCCAGCCAGCCGCCAAGAACTACCTGCGCCAGGAACTGGTGTTCGTGCAGGGGATCCCCATGGACAAGGCCAAGGAGATGGTCAAACGCATCAAGGCCTCGGGGATCAAGGTCCAGGCCCAGATCCAGGACCTGCAGGTGCGGGTCACCGGCAAGGACAAGGATGACCTGCAGGAAGTGATCGCGTTGTTCCGGCAGGATGACCTGGGGCTGGCGCTGCAGTTCACGAATTACAGGTCCACGTGA